The following proteins are encoded in a genomic region of Chelmon rostratus isolate fCheRos1 chromosome 3, fCheRos1.pri, whole genome shotgun sequence:
- the rfc1 gene encoding replication factor C subunit 1 isoform X2, producing MDIRRFFQPTSAKPAVQKAAPNGNIKTEEKKKKNPLSSDEEVKKKKKKETAKVQSSKPEEKRKDSEKKRKKHAVIESDSEDEELVKKSKKSPKEKQKMSKTEPPPKKDPVQYVSETDSDSDNFQSLKKVPKPNHNGTAKLTKSDAGGARPGAKEGLKSPVKPSSTQGKSAVKFPVTPKSAPPPQPKQTPTSVMDYFGSTAVQRSDKKLVASVKRKAPTQDTDDLISDEQIARELQMDEDMELEKQVHEDEEFARTLAMLDEEPQAKKGAENCLEGCVFVVTGVLESMERDEAKSLIERYGGKVTGNISKKTTYLVQGRDGGASKLDKAESLGTKILDEDGLLELIRTKPGKKSKYEIAAETESKASTTRTPPSKTSKSTPKAQKVSPSKGNSRSPHTPSPSKTGLTQGHDARTRGGGTPSGRGSGHSARRELGLPSSASSSSDPDTSQTGEGSSLLWVDKYRPRSLKTVIGQQGDQSCANKLLRWLQNWHRHHSGGPSKPPVARFSKFGGGKDDGSGYKAALLSGPPGVGKTTTAALVCEELGFSFVEMNASCTRSKNSLKEVVAESLNNTSIENFYKGTSQTVSSKHVLIMDEVDGMAGNEDRGGIQEMIGLIRNSKIPIICMCNDRNHQKIRSLANYCFDLRFQRPRLEQIKGAMMSIAFKEGIKIPPPALNEMILASNQDVRQVIHNLSMWSAKDKVMTYDQCKSDANRARKDMKLGPFDVCRKVFAAGEETNMSLMDKSDLFFHDYSLAPLFVQENYLHVRPKAAGGDLKSHLVLLSKTADSISDGDLVDRRIRSGQNWSLLPTQAIYASVLPGELMRGYMNQFPIFPSWLGKNSSTNKHSRIVQELASHMGLKTMSSRQAVNLDYLHYLRQALLSPLQRHGAEGASEAVQLLDDYQLIKEDVDSIMEISVWGGQPDPYSKLDSKVKAAFTRTYNKEVHMTPYSLQVVKKGRRGGGGESELGGEDADNEVQESEDEGEGLKADAMIKQKAKATKESKKPKKEDSGKGKGKGKGKK from the exons ATG GATATCAGGCGGTTCTTTCAACCGACCTCAGCCAAGCCTGCGGTGCAGAAAGCAGCCCCGAatggaaacattaaaacagaggagaagaagaagaaaaacccTCTGTCTTCAGACgaagaagtgaagaagaagaagaagaaagagacagcCAAG GTCCAGAGCTCCAAACCAGAGGAGAAACGCAAGGATAGCGAGAAAAAACGCAAGAAGCACGCAGTCATAGAATCAG aTTCGGAGGATGAGGAGCTAGTGAAGAAGTCAAAGAAATCCcccaaagagaaacagaagatgaGCAAGACAGAGCCACCTCCCAAAAAAGATCCTGTGCAGTATGTCTCTGAAACAG ACTCGGACAGTGACAACTTTCAGTCCTTGAAGAAGGTCCCTAAACCCAATCACAACGGCACGGCCAAACTGACAAAGTCAGACGCAGGGGGTGCTCGTCCAGGAGCCAAAGAGGGGCTGAAGTCTCCTGTCAAGCCCTCCTCCACGCAGGGGAAATCTGCAGTGAAGTTCCCTGTCACCCCGAAGTCAGCCCCGCCTCCTCAGCCCAAACAAACCCCCACCTCAGTTATGGACTACTTCGGCAGTACGGCTGTCCAGCGCTCCGATAAGAAGCTCGTCGCCAGCGTCAAACGAAAGGCC CCGACTCAGGACACAGACGATCTGATAAGTGATGAACAAATCGccagagagctgcagatggATGAGGACATGGAG CTGGAAAAGCAGGTCCATGAGGATGAGGAGTTTGCCAGAACGCTGGCCATGCTGGATGAGGAGCCTCAAGCGAAGAAG ggtGCAGAGAACTGTTTGGagggctgtgtgtttgtggttacGGGGGTCCTGGAGTCCATGGAGAGGGATGAAGCCAAATCCCTCATTGAGCGCTATGGAGGCAAGGTGACGGGCAACATCAGTAAGAAGACCACCTACCTGGTGCAGGGCAGAGACGGCGGAGCCTCGAAGCTCGACAAG GCGGAGAGTTTGGGTACCAAGATCCTGGATGAGGATGGTCTGTTGGAGCTGATCAGAACCAAACCAGGAAAGAAGTCCAAGTACGAGATCGCTGCAGAGACTGAG AGCAAAGCCTCAACGACCAGGACTCCCCCAAGCAAGACCTCAAAGAGCACCCCCAAAGCCCAGAAGGTCTCTCCCTCCAAGGGTAATTCCAGGTCCCCTCACACCCCGAGTCCATCAAAAACTGGCCTGACACAAGGCCATGATGCTAGGACCAGAGGGGGCGGCACTCCATCTGGGAGAGGCTCAGGTCACTCAGCCCGGAGGGAGCTGGGTCTTCCCTCCTCCGCTTCTTCATCATCAGACCCCGATACGTCACAGACTGGAGAAGGTTCCAGTTTGCTGTGGGTGGACAAGTACCGCCCGCGCTCTCTGAAGACTGTGATTGGCCAGCAGGGAGACCAGAGCTGTGCCAATAAGCTGCTACGCTGGCTGCAGAACTGGCACCGACACCACAGCGGGGGTCCTTCCAAGCCACCAG TAGCAAGGTTCAGTAAGTTTGGAGGAGGGAAAGATGACGGATCAGGATAcaaagctgctctgctctctggaCCGCCGGGGGTCGGGAAGACCACCACAGCTGCCCTGGTCTGTGAG GAGTTGGGCTTCAGCTTCGTGGAGATGAACGCCAGCTGCACTCGCAGCAAAAACAGCCTGAAGGAAGTTGTCGCAGAGTCACTAAACAACACCAGCATCGAGAACTTCTACAAAG GCACATCTCAGACAGTGAGCAGTAAACATGTCCTGATCATGGATGAGGTTGATGGCATGGCTGGCAACGAGGACCGTGGAGGAATCCAG GAGATGATCGGCCTGATCAGAAATTCAAAGATTCCCATCATCTGCATGTGCAACGATCGGAACCACCAGAAGATCAGATCACTGGCCAACTACTGCTTCGATCTGCGCTTCCAGAGGCCGCGATTGGAACAGAtcaag ggaGCCATGATGTCCATCGCTTTCAAAGAGGGAATCAAGATCCCACCCCCAGCTCTTAACGAAATGATCCTAGCCTCCAATCAGGACGTCCGACAG GTGATCCACAACCTGAGCATGTGGTCGGCCAAAGACAAGGTGATGACGTACGACCAGTGCAAGTCCGACGCAAACAGAGCCCGCAAGGACATGAAACTGGGACCGTTTGACGTTTGTAGGAAGGTGTTTGCTGCAGGGGAGGAGACCAACATGAGCCTCATGGACAAGTCTGACCTCTTCTTCCACGACTACTCGCTAGCGCCGCTCTTTGTCCAAGAGAACTACCTGCATGTTCGGCCAAAGGCTGCTGG tGGTGACCTGAAGTCCCACCTGGTGTTGCTCAGCAAGACAGCTGACTCCATCTCTGACGGAGACCTGGTGGACAGACGGATCCGCTCTGGACAGAACTGGTCGCTGCTGCCCACccag GCCATCTATGCCAGCGTGTTACCAGGCGAGCTCATGAGAGGCTACATGAATCAGTTCCCCATCTTTCCCAGCTGGCTCGGCAAGAACTCCTCCACCAATAAACATTCCCGCATTGTGCAGGAGCTGGCCTCACACATGGGTTTAAA GACAATGAGCAGCAGACAGGCGGTGAACCTGGACTACCTGCACTACCTGCGGCAGGCGCTGTTGAGCCCACTTCAGAGGCACGGGGCAGAGGGCGCCAGCGAGgctgtgcagctgctggacGACTACCAGCTCATCAAGGAGGATGTGGACAGCATCATGGAGATCAGCGTCTGGGGCGGACAACCTGACCCCTACTCCAAACTGGACTCTAAG GTGAAGGCAGCATTCACACGGACCTACAACAAAGAAGTTCACATGACGCCGTACTCCCTGCAAGTAGTGAAGAAGGGCCGCCGTGGTGGCGGGGGGGAGTCAGAGTTGGGAGGCGAGGACGCGGACAACGAAGTGCAGGAGTCTGAGGACGAAGGGGAGGGCCTCAAGGCCGATGCCATGATCAAA CAGAAGGCCAAAGCCACTAAGGAGTCAAAGAAGCCGAAGAAGGAAGATTCTGGGAAGGGCAAGGGAAAAGGCAAGGGCAAGAAATGA
- the rfc1 gene encoding replication factor C subunit 1 isoform X3, with protein sequence MDIRRFFQPTSAKPAVQKAAPNGNIKTEEKKKKNPLSSDEEVKKKKKKETAKVQSSKPEEKRKDSEKKRKKHAVIESDSEDEELVKKSKKSPKEKQKMSKTEPPPKKDPVQYVSETDSDSDNFQSLKKVPKPNHNGTAKLTKSDAGGARPGAKEGLKSPVKPSSTQGKSAVKFPVTPKSAPPPQPKQTPTSVMDYFGSTAVQRSDKKLVASVKRKAPTQDTDDLISDEQIARELQMDEDMELEKQVHEDEEFARTLAMLDEEPQAKKGAENCLEGCVFVVTGVLESMERDEAKSLIERYGGKVTGNISKKTTYLVQGRDGGASKLDKAESLGTKILDEDGLLELIRTKPGKKSKYEIAAETESKASTTRTPPSKTSKSTPKAQKVSPSKGNSRSPHTPSPSKTGLTQGHDARTRGGGTPSGRGSGHSARRELGLPSSASSSSDPDTSQTGEGSSLLWVDKYRPRSLKTVIGQQGDQSCANKLLRWLQNWHRHHSGGPSKPPARFSKFGGGKDDGSGYKAALLSGPPGVGKTTTAALVCEELGFSFVEMNASCTRSKNSLKEVVAESLNNTSIENFYKGTSQTVSSKHVLIMDEVDGMAGNEDRGGIQEMIGLIRNSKIPIICMCNDRNHQKIRSLANYCFDLRFQRPRLEQIKGAMMSIAFKEGIKIPPPALNEMILASNQDVRQVIHNLSMWSAKDKVMTYDQCKSDANRARKDMKLGPFDVCRKVFAAGEETNMSLMDKSDLFFHDYSLAPLFVQENYLHVRPKAAGGDLKSHLVLLSKTADSISDGDLVDRRIRSGQNWSLLPTQAIYASVLPGELMRGYMNQFPIFPSWLGKNSSTNKHSRIVQELASHMGLKTMSSRQAVNLDYLHYLRQALLSPLQRHGAEGASEAVQLLDDYQLIKEDVDSIMEISVWGGQPDPYSKLDSKVKAAFTRTYNKEVHMTPYSLQVVKKGRRGGGGESELGGEDADNEVQESEDEGEGLKADAMIKQQKAKATKESKKPKKEDSGKGKGKGKGKK encoded by the exons ATG GATATCAGGCGGTTCTTTCAACCGACCTCAGCCAAGCCTGCGGTGCAGAAAGCAGCCCCGAatggaaacattaaaacagaggagaagaagaagaaaaacccTCTGTCTTCAGACgaagaagtgaagaagaagaagaagaaagagacagcCAAG GTCCAGAGCTCCAAACCAGAGGAGAAACGCAAGGATAGCGAGAAAAAACGCAAGAAGCACGCAGTCATAGAATCAG aTTCGGAGGATGAGGAGCTAGTGAAGAAGTCAAAGAAATCCcccaaagagaaacagaagatgaGCAAGACAGAGCCACCTCCCAAAAAAGATCCTGTGCAGTATGTCTCTGAAACAG ACTCGGACAGTGACAACTTTCAGTCCTTGAAGAAGGTCCCTAAACCCAATCACAACGGCACGGCCAAACTGACAAAGTCAGACGCAGGGGGTGCTCGTCCAGGAGCCAAAGAGGGGCTGAAGTCTCCTGTCAAGCCCTCCTCCACGCAGGGGAAATCTGCAGTGAAGTTCCCTGTCACCCCGAAGTCAGCCCCGCCTCCTCAGCCCAAACAAACCCCCACCTCAGTTATGGACTACTTCGGCAGTACGGCTGTCCAGCGCTCCGATAAGAAGCTCGTCGCCAGCGTCAAACGAAAGGCC CCGACTCAGGACACAGACGATCTGATAAGTGATGAACAAATCGccagagagctgcagatggATGAGGACATGGAG CTGGAAAAGCAGGTCCATGAGGATGAGGAGTTTGCCAGAACGCTGGCCATGCTGGATGAGGAGCCTCAAGCGAAGAAG ggtGCAGAGAACTGTTTGGagggctgtgtgtttgtggttacGGGGGTCCTGGAGTCCATGGAGAGGGATGAAGCCAAATCCCTCATTGAGCGCTATGGAGGCAAGGTGACGGGCAACATCAGTAAGAAGACCACCTACCTGGTGCAGGGCAGAGACGGCGGAGCCTCGAAGCTCGACAAG GCGGAGAGTTTGGGTACCAAGATCCTGGATGAGGATGGTCTGTTGGAGCTGATCAGAACCAAACCAGGAAAGAAGTCCAAGTACGAGATCGCTGCAGAGACTGAG AGCAAAGCCTCAACGACCAGGACTCCCCCAAGCAAGACCTCAAAGAGCACCCCCAAAGCCCAGAAGGTCTCTCCCTCCAAGGGTAATTCCAGGTCCCCTCACACCCCGAGTCCATCAAAAACTGGCCTGACACAAGGCCATGATGCTAGGACCAGAGGGGGCGGCACTCCATCTGGGAGAGGCTCAGGTCACTCAGCCCGGAGGGAGCTGGGTCTTCCCTCCTCCGCTTCTTCATCATCAGACCCCGATACGTCACAGACTGGAGAAGGTTCCAGTTTGCTGTGGGTGGACAAGTACCGCCCGCGCTCTCTGAAGACTGTGATTGGCCAGCAGGGAGACCAGAGCTGTGCCAATAAGCTGCTACGCTGGCTGCAGAACTGGCACCGACACCACAGCGGGGGTCCTTCCAAGCCACCAG CAAGGTTCAGTAAGTTTGGAGGAGGGAAAGATGACGGATCAGGATAcaaagctgctctgctctctggaCCGCCGGGGGTCGGGAAGACCACCACAGCTGCCCTGGTCTGTGAG GAGTTGGGCTTCAGCTTCGTGGAGATGAACGCCAGCTGCACTCGCAGCAAAAACAGCCTGAAGGAAGTTGTCGCAGAGTCACTAAACAACACCAGCATCGAGAACTTCTACAAAG GCACATCTCAGACAGTGAGCAGTAAACATGTCCTGATCATGGATGAGGTTGATGGCATGGCTGGCAACGAGGACCGTGGAGGAATCCAG GAGATGATCGGCCTGATCAGAAATTCAAAGATTCCCATCATCTGCATGTGCAACGATCGGAACCACCAGAAGATCAGATCACTGGCCAACTACTGCTTCGATCTGCGCTTCCAGAGGCCGCGATTGGAACAGAtcaag ggaGCCATGATGTCCATCGCTTTCAAAGAGGGAATCAAGATCCCACCCCCAGCTCTTAACGAAATGATCCTAGCCTCCAATCAGGACGTCCGACAG GTGATCCACAACCTGAGCATGTGGTCGGCCAAAGACAAGGTGATGACGTACGACCAGTGCAAGTCCGACGCAAACAGAGCCCGCAAGGACATGAAACTGGGACCGTTTGACGTTTGTAGGAAGGTGTTTGCTGCAGGGGAGGAGACCAACATGAGCCTCATGGACAAGTCTGACCTCTTCTTCCACGACTACTCGCTAGCGCCGCTCTTTGTCCAAGAGAACTACCTGCATGTTCGGCCAAAGGCTGCTGG tGGTGACCTGAAGTCCCACCTGGTGTTGCTCAGCAAGACAGCTGACTCCATCTCTGACGGAGACCTGGTGGACAGACGGATCCGCTCTGGACAGAACTGGTCGCTGCTGCCCACccag GCCATCTATGCCAGCGTGTTACCAGGCGAGCTCATGAGAGGCTACATGAATCAGTTCCCCATCTTTCCCAGCTGGCTCGGCAAGAACTCCTCCACCAATAAACATTCCCGCATTGTGCAGGAGCTGGCCTCACACATGGGTTTAAA GACAATGAGCAGCAGACAGGCGGTGAACCTGGACTACCTGCACTACCTGCGGCAGGCGCTGTTGAGCCCACTTCAGAGGCACGGGGCAGAGGGCGCCAGCGAGgctgtgcagctgctggacGACTACCAGCTCATCAAGGAGGATGTGGACAGCATCATGGAGATCAGCGTCTGGGGCGGACAACCTGACCCCTACTCCAAACTGGACTCTAAG GTGAAGGCAGCATTCACACGGACCTACAACAAAGAAGTTCACATGACGCCGTACTCCCTGCAAGTAGTGAAGAAGGGCCGCCGTGGTGGCGGGGGGGAGTCAGAGTTGGGAGGCGAGGACGCGGACAACGAAGTGCAGGAGTCTGAGGACGAAGGGGAGGGCCTCAAGGCCGATGCCATGATCAAA CAGCAGAAGGCCAAAGCCACTAAGGAGTCAAAGAAGCCGAAGAAGGAAGATTCTGGGAAGGGCAAGGGAAAAGGCAAGGGCAAGAAATGA
- the rfc1 gene encoding replication factor C subunit 1 isoform X4, whose product MDIRRFFQPTSAKPAVQKAAPNGNIKTEEKKKKNPLSSDEEVKKKKKKETAKVQSSKPEEKRKDSEKKRKKHAVIESDSEDEELVKKSKKSPKEKQKMSKTEPPPKKDPVQYVSETDSDSDNFQSLKKVPKPNHNGTAKLTKSDAGGARPGAKEGLKSPVKPSSTQGKSAVKFPVTPKSAPPPQPKQTPTSVMDYFGSTAVQRSDKKLVASVKRKAPTQDTDDLISDEQIARELQMDEDMELEKQVHEDEEFARTLAMLDEEPQAKKGAENCLEGCVFVVTGVLESMERDEAKSLIERYGGKVTGNISKKTTYLVQGRDGGASKLDKAESLGTKILDEDGLLELIRTKPGKKSKYEIAAETESKASTTRTPPSKTSKSTPKAQKVSPSKGNSRSPHTPSPSKTGLTQGHDARTRGGGTPSGRGSGHSARRELGLPSSASSSSDPDTSQTGEGSSLLWVDKYRPRSLKTVIGQQGDQSCANKLLRWLQNWHRHHSGGPSKPPARFSKFGGGKDDGSGYKAALLSGPPGVGKTTTAALVCEELGFSFVEMNASCTRSKNSLKEVVAESLNNTSIENFYKGTSQTVSSKHVLIMDEVDGMAGNEDRGGIQEMIGLIRNSKIPIICMCNDRNHQKIRSLANYCFDLRFQRPRLEQIKGAMMSIAFKEGIKIPPPALNEMILASNQDVRQVIHNLSMWSAKDKVMTYDQCKSDANRARKDMKLGPFDVCRKVFAAGEETNMSLMDKSDLFFHDYSLAPLFVQENYLHVRPKAAGGDLKSHLVLLSKTADSISDGDLVDRRIRSGQNWSLLPTQAIYASVLPGELMRGYMNQFPIFPSWLGKNSSTNKHSRIVQELASHMGLKTMSSRQAVNLDYLHYLRQALLSPLQRHGAEGASEAVQLLDDYQLIKEDVDSIMEISVWGGQPDPYSKLDSKVKAAFTRTYNKEVHMTPYSLQVVKKGRRGGGGESELGGEDADNEVQESEDEGEGLKADAMIKQKAKATKESKKPKKEDSGKGKGKGKGKK is encoded by the exons ATG GATATCAGGCGGTTCTTTCAACCGACCTCAGCCAAGCCTGCGGTGCAGAAAGCAGCCCCGAatggaaacattaaaacagaggagaagaagaagaaaaacccTCTGTCTTCAGACgaagaagtgaagaagaagaagaagaaagagacagcCAAG GTCCAGAGCTCCAAACCAGAGGAGAAACGCAAGGATAGCGAGAAAAAACGCAAGAAGCACGCAGTCATAGAATCAG aTTCGGAGGATGAGGAGCTAGTGAAGAAGTCAAAGAAATCCcccaaagagaaacagaagatgaGCAAGACAGAGCCACCTCCCAAAAAAGATCCTGTGCAGTATGTCTCTGAAACAG ACTCGGACAGTGACAACTTTCAGTCCTTGAAGAAGGTCCCTAAACCCAATCACAACGGCACGGCCAAACTGACAAAGTCAGACGCAGGGGGTGCTCGTCCAGGAGCCAAAGAGGGGCTGAAGTCTCCTGTCAAGCCCTCCTCCACGCAGGGGAAATCTGCAGTGAAGTTCCCTGTCACCCCGAAGTCAGCCCCGCCTCCTCAGCCCAAACAAACCCCCACCTCAGTTATGGACTACTTCGGCAGTACGGCTGTCCAGCGCTCCGATAAGAAGCTCGTCGCCAGCGTCAAACGAAAGGCC CCGACTCAGGACACAGACGATCTGATAAGTGATGAACAAATCGccagagagctgcagatggATGAGGACATGGAG CTGGAAAAGCAGGTCCATGAGGATGAGGAGTTTGCCAGAACGCTGGCCATGCTGGATGAGGAGCCTCAAGCGAAGAAG ggtGCAGAGAACTGTTTGGagggctgtgtgtttgtggttacGGGGGTCCTGGAGTCCATGGAGAGGGATGAAGCCAAATCCCTCATTGAGCGCTATGGAGGCAAGGTGACGGGCAACATCAGTAAGAAGACCACCTACCTGGTGCAGGGCAGAGACGGCGGAGCCTCGAAGCTCGACAAG GCGGAGAGTTTGGGTACCAAGATCCTGGATGAGGATGGTCTGTTGGAGCTGATCAGAACCAAACCAGGAAAGAAGTCCAAGTACGAGATCGCTGCAGAGACTGAG AGCAAAGCCTCAACGACCAGGACTCCCCCAAGCAAGACCTCAAAGAGCACCCCCAAAGCCCAGAAGGTCTCTCCCTCCAAGGGTAATTCCAGGTCCCCTCACACCCCGAGTCCATCAAAAACTGGCCTGACACAAGGCCATGATGCTAGGACCAGAGGGGGCGGCACTCCATCTGGGAGAGGCTCAGGTCACTCAGCCCGGAGGGAGCTGGGTCTTCCCTCCTCCGCTTCTTCATCATCAGACCCCGATACGTCACAGACTGGAGAAGGTTCCAGTTTGCTGTGGGTGGACAAGTACCGCCCGCGCTCTCTGAAGACTGTGATTGGCCAGCAGGGAGACCAGAGCTGTGCCAATAAGCTGCTACGCTGGCTGCAGAACTGGCACCGACACCACAGCGGGGGTCCTTCCAAGCCACCAG CAAGGTTCAGTAAGTTTGGAGGAGGGAAAGATGACGGATCAGGATAcaaagctgctctgctctctggaCCGCCGGGGGTCGGGAAGACCACCACAGCTGCCCTGGTCTGTGAG GAGTTGGGCTTCAGCTTCGTGGAGATGAACGCCAGCTGCACTCGCAGCAAAAACAGCCTGAAGGAAGTTGTCGCAGAGTCACTAAACAACACCAGCATCGAGAACTTCTACAAAG GCACATCTCAGACAGTGAGCAGTAAACATGTCCTGATCATGGATGAGGTTGATGGCATGGCTGGCAACGAGGACCGTGGAGGAATCCAG GAGATGATCGGCCTGATCAGAAATTCAAAGATTCCCATCATCTGCATGTGCAACGATCGGAACCACCAGAAGATCAGATCACTGGCCAACTACTGCTTCGATCTGCGCTTCCAGAGGCCGCGATTGGAACAGAtcaag ggaGCCATGATGTCCATCGCTTTCAAAGAGGGAATCAAGATCCCACCCCCAGCTCTTAACGAAATGATCCTAGCCTCCAATCAGGACGTCCGACAG GTGATCCACAACCTGAGCATGTGGTCGGCCAAAGACAAGGTGATGACGTACGACCAGTGCAAGTCCGACGCAAACAGAGCCCGCAAGGACATGAAACTGGGACCGTTTGACGTTTGTAGGAAGGTGTTTGCTGCAGGGGAGGAGACCAACATGAGCCTCATGGACAAGTCTGACCTCTTCTTCCACGACTACTCGCTAGCGCCGCTCTTTGTCCAAGAGAACTACCTGCATGTTCGGCCAAAGGCTGCTGG tGGTGACCTGAAGTCCCACCTGGTGTTGCTCAGCAAGACAGCTGACTCCATCTCTGACGGAGACCTGGTGGACAGACGGATCCGCTCTGGACAGAACTGGTCGCTGCTGCCCACccag GCCATCTATGCCAGCGTGTTACCAGGCGAGCTCATGAGAGGCTACATGAATCAGTTCCCCATCTTTCCCAGCTGGCTCGGCAAGAACTCCTCCACCAATAAACATTCCCGCATTGTGCAGGAGCTGGCCTCACACATGGGTTTAAA GACAATGAGCAGCAGACAGGCGGTGAACCTGGACTACCTGCACTACCTGCGGCAGGCGCTGTTGAGCCCACTTCAGAGGCACGGGGCAGAGGGCGCCAGCGAGgctgtgcagctgctggacGACTACCAGCTCATCAAGGAGGATGTGGACAGCATCATGGAGATCAGCGTCTGGGGCGGACAACCTGACCCCTACTCCAAACTGGACTCTAAG GTGAAGGCAGCATTCACACGGACCTACAACAAAGAAGTTCACATGACGCCGTACTCCCTGCAAGTAGTGAAGAAGGGCCGCCGTGGTGGCGGGGGGGAGTCAGAGTTGGGAGGCGAGGACGCGGACAACGAAGTGCAGGAGTCTGAGGACGAAGGGGAGGGCCTCAAGGCCGATGCCATGATCAAA CAGAAGGCCAAAGCCACTAAGGAGTCAAAGAAGCCGAAGAAGGAAGATTCTGGGAAGGGCAAGGGAAAAGGCAAGGGCAAGAAATGA